The following are from one region of the Trichoderma breve strain T069 chromosome 5, whole genome shotgun sequence genome:
- a CDS encoding nucleoporin complex subunit 54 domain-containing protein, whose product MSLFGQSKPLSSGGFFGSAQTAQPAQQTQASGNIFGQTLGAGQQTAPLGNTLLAQPQQTQQVPALSQSQAQLSSSLWQPGQETPHQKPILEQMKLVTEKWDPANPSCVFKHYFYNKVDEAHIPFYKPQPFEDDREWEEALQNKPAPGFMPVLCAGYTGVADRLKTQKRAISEFNTRLHQINGCLDALLQRHELETETRALAARRRQTMISNRCLALAAKVQILRNRGYALSGDEDDLKSRLQTLERDVQDPAVGAREEELWSRLIVLRGYSERLNKEMEKPAGESEGLDEETQTRAKRVLEDYEKQLQHLKKELESLGADYQEWEKSRNPPPRSR is encoded by the exons ATGTCGCTGTTCGGACAATCAAAGCCTCTGAGCTCGGGAGGGTTCTTTGGCTCAGCTCAAACAGCTCAGCCCGCCCAACAGACGCAGGCATCCGGAAATATCTTTGGACAAACGCTGGGTGCAGGCCAACAGACCGCGCCGCTCGGAAATACGCTGCTtgcccagccccagcagaCACAACAGGTGCCCGCGTTGTCGCAGTCACAAGCTCAGCTTTCGAGCTCTCTATGGCAGCCTGGCCAAGAGACACCGC ACCAGAAGCCGATTCTGGAACAGATGAAGCTCGTGACGGAGAAATGGGACCCTGCCAACCCCAGCTGCGTGTTCAAGCACTACTTCTACAACAAAGTCGATGAAGCACACATCCCATTTTACAAGCCCCAACCATTCGAAGACGATAGAGAGTGGGAGGAGGCTTTGCAGAACAAGCCCGCCCCTGGATTCATGCCTGTGCTGTGCGCGGGCTACACGGGCGTAGCGGACCGATTGAAGACGCAAAAGCGCGCCATTTCCGAGTTCAACACACGACTACACCAGATCAACGGCTGTCTggatgcgctgctgcagcgACACGAGTTGGAGACGGAAACCAGAGCCCTCGCTGCTAGAAGGCGGCAGACGATGATTTCCAACAGATGTCTGGCTTTGGCCGCCAAGGTGCAGATTCTTAGGAACAGGGGCTACGCTCTAAgcggcgacgaagatgatcTGAAAAGCAGACTACAGACGTTGGAGCGCGATGTGCAAGATCCAGCAGTTGGCGCCAGGGAGGAAGAGCTGTGGAGCAGACTGATTGTGCTGAGAGGATACTCTGAGAGACTGAACAAGGAAATGGAGAAGCCGGCAGGAGAGAGCGAGGGGCTCGATGAGGAGACACAAACGAGGGCGAAGCGG GTTTTGGAAGATTACGAGAAACAACTACAGCATTTGAAAAAGGAGTTGGAGTCGCTGGGTGCAGACTACCAGGAGTGGGAAAAGAGCAGAAACCCGCCACCACGGTCCCGGTAA
- a CDS encoding CHCH domain-containing protein, protein MASRRSQFHQQVLIDTTPLPDNIPQVQEIGASSAPLLSASFFIGARCRDYNDDYMQCKTENPGKGELNCLKEGRRVTRCAQSVLKDINTHCLAEFRKHWECLDNRNQQLWQCRPAEWKLNKCVYDNLKLEKKIPDQPANVTPVELRPKQIFADVRIGPGDGKPFIPGQSEASQ, encoded by the exons ATGGCATCACGACGGTCTCA ATTCCACCAGCAGGTGCTCATCGACACCACGCCTCTCCCGGACAACATCCCCCAGGTCCAGGAGATTGGTGCCTCCTCTGCGCCTCTGCTgtcggcctccttcttcatcggcgCACGATGCCGCGACTACAACGATGATTACATGCAGTGCAAGACCGAGAACCCCGGCAAGGGAGAGCTGAACTGCTTGAAGGAGGGACGACGGGTAACCCGCTGCGCCCAGAGTGT gctcaaggacatcaacaCACACTGCTTAGCCGAGTTCCGCAAGCACTGGGAGTGCCTCGACAACCGAAACCAGCAGCTCTGGCAGTGCCGTCCCGCCGAGTGGAAGCTCAACAAGTGCGTTTACGATAACTTG aaactggagaagaagattccTGATCAGCCCGCCAACGTCACCCCTGTTGAGCTGAGGCCGAAGCAGATCTTTGCTGACGTGAGGATTGGGCCTGGTGATGGCAAGCCTTTCATCCCCGGACAGTCGGAGGCTTCACAGTGA
- a CDS encoding SH3 domain-containing protein produces MDHSNIYRRRGFQSGNILGDPFALATTSIAFLAWLITIVGCVIGQIQETSDDPFPKFAWWASIYSLFLIIGIFYVVGSDTIQTYHVAITGYTAGGMVLVTSSVNSLVYSKNGAREAAAAGFILLSMVVLVWTLYFGSTPSATPRAFLDSFALTKESATMQRQTMSNYGGGMGRPETSNSVQPPQMYTSAQLNGFENPSPVGGASQVGGGRGSNVPGFGAGPAQIKVTGPDAEVVPPTEYPYRAKAIYSYEANPDDANEISFAKHEILEVSDVSGRWWQARKETGETGIAPSNYLILL; encoded by the exons ATGGATCACTCCAACATCTACAGACGACGAGGCTTCCAGTCTGGCAACATTTTGGGAGACCCGTTTGCGCTCGCCACCACGTCTATTGCTTTT CTTGCGTGGCTTATCACCATTGTCGGATGCGTCATCGGCCAGATTCAAGAGACTTCCGACGACCCATTCCCCAAGTTCGCTTGGTGGGCAAGTATATACAGCCTCTTCCTGATCATCGGCATTTTCTATGTTGTCGGCAGCGACACGATTCAAACTTATCATGTGGCGATTACGGGATACACTGCTGGAGGCATGGTGCTGGTAACCTCGTCCGTCAACTCGTTGGTATACTCAAAGAACGGAGCCAGagaggctgcggctgctggcttTATCCTTCTGTCCATGGTTGTG CTTGTGTGGACTCTGTACTTTGGATCAACACCTTCTGCTACTCCCCGTGCTTTCCTGGACTCCTTCGCCCTGACCAAGGAATCGGCCACCATGCAGCGACAAACCATGAGCAACTATGGCGGAGGCATGGGCCGTCCCGAGACGTCCAATTCTGTCCAGCCTCCGCAAATGTACACATCTGCCCAGCTCAATGGCTTCGAAAATCCTTCTCCCGTTGGCGGCGCCTCTCAAGTCGGTGGAGGACGCGGCTCCAACGTTCCTGGCTTTGGTGCTGGACCGGCCCAGATCAAGGTGACGGGCCCTGACGCTGAAGTAGTACCACCCACCGAATATCCCTATCGAGCAAAGGCCATTTACAGCTACGAGGCCAACCCCGACGACGCCAACGAGATCTCCTTCGCAAAGCACGAAATCCTAGAAGTATCCGATGTCAGTGGACGATGGTGGCAGGCCCGAAAAGAAACCGGAGAGACTGGTATCGCACCCAGCAACTATCTCATTCTGTTATGA
- a CDS encoding mitochondrial import receptor subunit or translocase domain-containing protein: MFGGFAPPQQSPEEIRAMEAEATFTVQQVAATAFMLYLSPFAVDMISRIF; the protein is encoded by the exons atgttTGGAGGAT TCGCCCCCCCGCAGCAGTCGCCCGAGGAGATTCGCGCCATGGAGGCCGAAGCTACCTTCACCGTCCAGCAGGTCGCCGCAACTGCCTTCATGCTCTACCTCT CTCCCTTCGCCGTCGACATGATCAGCCGCATCTTCTAA
- a CDS encoding spc19 domain-containing protein, protein MATRTGSTGAATYADCVDSLRNSLKFLEASVETIDRGVSDFPRLVNVLKTVRHYELIPQPTLAAAEASLRDEIGPYIAFLLSRADAQVERQERRIETLKARAELQQGRLTRPDEPARSASRPASARSRQLRGEDKLRARIVRQRARLETPKGSALAPLPFTLLNHHDNAGRIGFHDAFVSAKSCPHTGLTSNVRPPIALEQTCLLRARVEAAMSRPISF, encoded by the exons ATGGCTACCAGAACGGGTTCGACCGGCGCGGCCACCTATGCCGACTGCGTTGACTCGCTGCGCAACTCTCTCAAATTCCTCGAGGCCTCCGTGGAGACGATTGACCGTGGCGTATCTGACTTCCCTCGCCTCGTGAACGTCCTCAAGACAGTCCGA CATTACGAACTCATTCCCCAGCCCACactcgctgctgctgaggcttcCCTGCGCGACGAAATTGGGCCCTATATCGCCTTTCTCCTCAGTCGCGCCGACGCTCAAGTCGAACGCCAGGAACGCCGCATTGAGACGCTTAAAGCGAGAGCGGAGTTACAGCAAGGACGGCTAACGAGGCCTGACGAACCAGCACGCAGCGCATCAAGGCCTGCTTCTGCAAGGAGCCGGCAGCTCCGAGGCGAGGACAAGCTGAGAGCTCGGATTGTGCGCCAGC GTGCACGGCTGGAGACACCCAAAGGCAGTGCCCTTGCGCCCTTGCCTTTCACCCTCCTCAACCACCACGACAACGCCGGCAGGATCGGCTTTCACGATGCCTTTGTCTCCGCGAAATCTTGCCCGCATACCGGTCTGACGAGCAATGTCCGCCCTCCGATTGCGCTTGAGCAAACCTGCCTCTTGCGCGCACGCGTAGAGGCCGCCATGTCTCGCCCTATCAGCTTTTAG
- a CDS encoding glycine cleavage system p-protein domain-containing protein: MASRLLIARGASLRPSLALARHEARVCARGQASLLSVRNLTYTTQTAADVRAASRDGRRPPFESLQEDPAYKEMRDIRAANKLPWKDFSARHIGPRDEEIQEMLKVLGPGNETLDAFVSQVIPADVLDPPKKTIQARVFSESGVVKAFKAMNSSNDVRTWMNGGGYYPVEIPAVIKRNVLENPAWYTSYTPYQPEISQGRLESLLNFQTMISDLTGLPVANASLLDEGTAASEAMTMSLTSLSSSRQKRPGKTYVVSHLVHDATIRVMHGRAEGFGIHIQVLDLGAPDAQKKIKALGDDLIGVMVQYPDSNGGVSDFRELAELAHAQGTLLSAATDLSNLTLLTPPGEWGADIAFGNAQRFGVPLGYGGPHAAFMAVQEGSKRRLPGRLIGVSRDRRGDRALRLALQTREQHIRREKATSNVCTAQALLANMSAMYAIYHGPEQLKEMAVNNLRHARMIQAAAQHYGLNVSSRSVDADGKVLSDTVSLYFDEPVVCRALRRELMDQGISSGKAWSPNELVLAVPTTFTLKLFVRIVKAFQTVAYKNHSDADLDVSNKCWKEGFAQSSEELVKSLPDSVRRESKFLTHPVFNSHHSETEMLRYMHHLQSKDLSLVHSMIPLGSCTMKLNGTTQMELIGTETTANIHPHAPHSCVKGYQRLFDATSAQLAALTGMDATSLQPNSGAQGEFAGLRAIRKYHEQQPGNKRDICLIPVSAHGTNPASAAMVGMRVVPIKCDTKTGNLDLEDLEAKCKKHASELGAIMITYPSTYGVFEPQVRKVCDIVHQYGGLVYMDGANMNAQIGLTSPGALGADVCHLNLHKTFCIPHGGGGPGIGPICVKKHLVPYLPHKSTQTPVSSASFGSASIVPISWAYISTMGDEGLRKATTVALLNANYILARLKDHYPILYTNDQGRCAHEFIVDARPFQKTAGIEAIDIAKRLQDYGFHAPTMSWPVPNTLMIEPTESESKEELDRFIDAMISIRNEIREIEEGKQPKEGNVLKNAPHPQRDLILGDAEGKWDRPYSREKAAYPLPYLLEKKFWPTVGRVDDTYGDTNLFCTCPPVEDTTGSA, from the coding sequence ATGGCCTCCAGGCTGCTTATCGCACGGGGGGCTTCCCTTCGCCCAtcgctggcgctggcccGACACGAAGCGAGGGTTTGCGCTCGCGGACAGGCTTCCCTTCTGTCCGTCCGCAACCTCACTTACACCACTCAGACGGCTGCCGATGTTCGCGCCGCAAGTCGGGATGGCAGAAGACCGCCTTTTGAGTCTCTGCAGGAGGACCCGGCTTACAAGGAAATGAGAGACATTCGCGCTGCCAATAAGCTGCCATGGAAGGACTTTAGCGCTCGCCACATTGGACCTCGCGATGAAGAGATCcaggagatgctcaaggtTCTCGGTCCCGGTAACGAGACTCTGGATGCTTTCGTTTCCCAGGTCATTCCTGCGGATGTTCTGGATCCGCCCAAGAAGACGATCCAGGCTCGCGTGTTTAGCGAATCTGGAGTTGTCAAGGCCTTCAAGGCCATGAACTCGTCCAACGACGTCCGCACGTGGATGAACGGAGGTGGTTACTACCCCGTTGAGATCCCAGCCGTCATCAAGCGAAACGTCCTGGAGAACCCGGCTTGGTACACCAGCTACACTCCCTACCAGCCTGAGATCAGCCAGGGCCGTCTCGAGTCCCTGCTCAACTTCCAGACCATGATTTCTGACCTGACCGGCCTTCCCGTCGCCAATGCCAGTTTGCTTGACGAGGGAACTGCTGCCAGTGAGGCCATGACCATGTCTCTCACCagtctctcctcctcaaggCAGAAGCGACCCGGAAAGACGTATGTGGTTTCTCACTTGGTGCACGACGCCACCATCAGGGTCATGCATGGCCGCGCCGAAGGATTTGGAATTCACATTCAGGTCCTGGATCTGGGTGCTCCGGAtgcccagaagaagatcaaggctCTCGGCGATGACTTGATTGGTGTCATGGTTCAGTATCCCGACTCAAACGGAGGTGTTTCCGACTTTCGGGAGCTGGCTGAGCTTGCTCATGCGCAGGGAACCCTGCTGAGTGCTGCCACCGATCTCTCTAACCTGACTCTCCTCACTCCTCCTGGCGAGTGGGGTGCTGATATTGCTTTCGGAAATGCTCAGCGATTCGGTGTTCCTTTGGGCTATGGTGGTCCTCACGCCGCCTTCATGGCTGTTCAGGAGGGTAGCAAGCGACGACTCCCCGGCCGCTTGATTGGTGTTTCCAGGGACCGTCGCGGAGACCGAGCCCTCCGTTTGGCTCTGCAGACCCGCGAGCAGCACATTCGACGAGAAAAGGCCACCAGCAATGTTTGCACTGCCCAGGCTCTTCTGGCCAACATGTCAGCCATGTATGCCATTTACCACGGCcccgagcagctcaaggagatggcCGTCAACAATCTCCGCCACGCCCGCATGATTCAGGCTGCTGCCCAACACTACGGCTTGAATGTCTCATCCCGCTCCGTTGACGCCGACGGCAAGGTTCTCTCCGACACCGTCTCCCTCTACTTCGACGAGCCTGTTGTTTGCCGGGCTCTGCGCCGTGAGCTGATGGATCAAGGCATCAGCAGCGGCAAGGCCTGGTCCCCCAACGAGCTTGTCCTGGCTGTTCCCACCACTTTCACTCTCAAGCTGTTTGTTCGTATCGTCAAGGCTTTCCAGACCGTTGCCTACAAGAACCACAGCGACGCCGACCTCGATGTCTCCAACAAGTGCTGGAAGGAAGGGTTTGCGCAGTCATCTGAGGAGCTCGTCAAGAGCCTGCCCGATTCTGTTCGCCGAGAGTCCAAGTTCCTCACTCACCCCGTTTTCAACTCCCACCACAGCGAGACTGAGATGCTGCGTTACATGCACCACCTCCAGTCCAAGGATCTGTCCCTGGTTCACTCCATGATTCCCCTCGGATCTTGCACCATGAAGCTCAACGGTACCACTCAGATGGAGCTCATTGGCACTGAAACCACCGCCAACATCCACCCTCACGCACCCCACAGCTGCGTCAAGGGCTACCAGAGGCTCTTTGACGCCACCTCTGCTCAGCTGGCTGCCCTGACTGGCATGGATGCTACTTCTCTGCAACCCAACTCCGGTGCTCAGGGTGAGTTTGCCGGTCTCCGGGCCATTCGCAAATAccacgagcagcagcccgGCAACAAGCGCGACATCTGCTTGATTCCCGTTTCTGCCCACGGCACGAACCCCGCGTCCGCTGCCATGGTCGGCATGCGCGTTGTCCCCATCAAGTGTGACACCAAGACCGGCAACCTCGACTTGGAGGATCTTGAAGCCAAGTGCAAGAAGCACGCCTCTGAGCTGGGCGCCATCATGATCACCTACCCCAGCACATACGGTGTCTTTGAGCCCCAGGTCCGAAAGGTCTGCGACATTGTTCACCAGTATGGCGGTCTCGTCTACATGGACGGTGCCAACATGAACGCCCAGATCGGACTTACTTCTCCTGGCGCTCTCGGCGCTGATGTCTGCCACTTGAACTTGCACAAGACCTTCTGTATCCCTCACGGCGGTGGTGGCCCTGGTATTGGCCCCATCTGCGTCAAGAAGCATCTCGTCCCTTACTTGCCTCATAAGAGCACCCAGACACCCGTCTCCAGCGCCTCCTTTGGCAGTGCTAGCATTGTCCCCATCAGCTGGGCCTACATCTCCACCATGGGCGACGAGGGTCTGCGCAAGGCCACCACTGTTGCTCTTCTCAACGCCAACTACATCCTGGCCCGCCTCAAGGACCACTACCCCATCCTCTACACCAACGACCAGGGCCGCTGCGCTCACGAGTTCATCGTCGACGCCCGCCCCTTCCAGAAGACCGCCGGCATCGAGGCTATCGACATCGCCAAGCGTCTCCAGGACTACGGTTTCCACGCGCCTACTATGAGCTGGCCTGTGCCCAACACGCTCATGATTGAACCTACCGAGAGTGAGAgcaaggaggagctggaccgCTTCATCGACGCCATGATTAGCATCCGCAACGAGATTCGTGAGATTGAGGAGGGCAAGCAGCCCAAGGAGGGCAATGTGCTCAAGAACGCCCCGCACCCGCAGAGAGACTTGATCCTCGGCGATGCGGAGGGCAAGTGGGACAGACCTTATTCTCGGGAGAAGGCGGCCTACCCGCTGCCGTAtcttcttgagaagaagTTCTGGCCGACGGTTGGCCGTGTAGACGATACATATGGCGATACCAACCTGTTCTGCACATGCCCTCCTGTCGAGGACACCACCGGCTCTGCTTAA